A single genomic interval of Leishmania panamensis strain MHOM/PA/94/PSC-1 chromosome 25 sequence harbors:
- a CDS encoding hypothetical protein (TriTrypDB/GeneDB-style sysID: LpmP.25.1250) translates to MHRGGSLCRLLSFAPSPSPFPSAHSALSVQNHALCYRLLGRRCAVSSVAFSVSTTRKASTATRRPAVPQRSHGPSQTLLASDELLDSTSKLSAVSCPCVLWAAMQELPRLAPGAAAVLARRTRESVLRQDQCATDLLYFMGTEWRARQRRFSANGAPSPISSPQSPKRDSRHDGLGSVAGPPPRCDHLDGRRIAPSIAWSDLDMRLATPSTSRLPREFQTFSREGDSTNSWHASVGEHIDGEVNHCRSATPSLFRQQQELFDLRRRIAYLLASEGTSAGDLAEQGVPPLRSAACRAALALSLTRRIFKACAASACFAGAASSAEEIVTAVTHDDVRCRSRFARGYCVQRGGADSASSATDELSLSLLRLLQPDEQIRCPYMYRSVAQPVELTPAEAYSLLTWCADQVRAYASVVAAAANRKDHSNVRSAVFDSGVTAALTPRRADATDQGAPVCNVSSAAVFSSSGKQDGGGGKEKGKGCQRTTLRKTASRGLPRCSASATHPPSTLSMARHLPRDRISRAADGNDSTSPSSRGYLESELAAEVVSSATALMELAAAFACMAAESALPMADIFASHSHEEVVQQAPLPTTAKHHGADDFCDGDGAVSGGEALVGRVMGDVVLAVCDTLHTVRVSGLLGAYVANHIGGFNTHTGHDTSSGHVGRALDHKATQDQQMRQLRSLHHRLSFSQPVLQSVLCCERESWSQAVRLTERMTAWNAILGESLGMITLVVTSSSMPSQLEAPSPSPSVAMGSDGATSWGAAFPAQAASLRSLSTDTLHMLLYVLAQHGRLAEVLRLCEVVCGVRAFHLFRDSSSTDEHDGADNILVLIAHLAAANAEPDAAAAALQQASSSPAVDESPSAAIDPASSASIGNCDSKTPLNVVVPDRMRSIERVVRAGVVPQRVLSVTEYAVLLRRVIVDHIRADSAFHAAAAVTTMHSASAGNDVVWWLSPSQVWRFSAGLAHHVRSVLCLISFQVNAHHGRTDMLSLEDLYVVLTLSRQLVRRHNVELLQLRDRQVKPVDNNDGGEGDTGGDLSAHRRRQLAGWGVVLDSPPSTLLKLPASLCELPSLLPPLLTIPGSSAETCTASDGWSSVAAHAPGKAPWQCDQAILLHLLPARRRAGSPASTQYIQQLCATCHSALRRVRPLSSSVYTENGLAAQQVTATARLSPRVERVNRSMVSSTVAVSAVLLSLVSQGTLSMLRAARYTRNIALFWDSALSVLAMQQLHGQDIGARSADALHGGGGLSERSAPTSSATRRVGGLALQEEADCVREEVAYALALQAEASVGDSLVATRRLIAPLLVLAPYLSAYTVASLVQRPFRRIFTWQQCLALLPYTPLGSQSQLWLVQRIAQDSEGRRHVFPGAVTVPAGGLPPAPAPHMSLTLSTLLSITAVQTAMKMVTVRAAPRRHQQHRQPSPGKVGTSTTPGDTETALLRSSGAPSSEEETSAPMCAEAAAQADRVLLALLLECNWGRALQAFAKAPSRVQVGGAPHVVRLLVEADVWRDLSDAQRRPLVRLAVQSSAYSRGGASGLLEEVLQTTLEHGLWHTGLYFHQSFAAEEPELVRQCRCAQRYAFHLCCGLLGRTSMIKMAAQMAKAARCSQWAAAAACFLRYATQQRGGTTVADTSLTSALSPDGSPGHAELGETSALTATPARAAGEETAPRCFTCKMAVPPTTADELESLAALLDAAASSPPFTLIFSDESALIPPELAHLVQTARYAMLHTDALWTHALRWFPTTALPLPFSHEQVWRNLCANNMAKLRALLPPPKQHEVRVERGVLAQLATATQTKDGPVALVVSTTEATLSLVEAARRSHRPQHANDTAKKQQIAVANALQVLRRAGAWEQATLLYDKAVELHCMPYASSSTVLDATLQGGAPWQVTLMYFFRMSQRQRPDVNATAVALQACMEGGQWETAFRVLQQSALTQAAPAPRLVRLAVNTALQCGVWSRALAAAHRYRRTHNSQLAHTVLLTYVRTQHWNDAAEYFYDCIRRGLRPLDASLELAIIASEAASDEYRKTALMVGAIASALEDLYRMSGTVLEHIIFVRRHARSGAAQCQAAPGSSCSASEWVLDDATDINDDSDFLLS, encoded by the coding sequence ATGCACCGCGGCGGCTCGCTGTGTCGACTTCTGTCtttcgccccctccccttctccattTCCTTCCGCACACTCCGCCCTCTCTGTACAGAATCATGCGCTGTGTTACCGCCTCTTgggacgccgctgcgcggTGTCGTCTgtcgccttctccgtctccacCACCCGAAAGGCATCAACTGCGACACGCAGACCTGCTGTGCCACAGAGGTCGCACGGCCCCTCGCAGACGCTGCTAGCGTCTGACGAGCTTCTTGATAGCACCAGTAAGCTCTCGGCAGTCAGTTGCCCTTGCGTGCTATGGGCAGCGATGCAGGAGCTGCCGCGACTTGCTcctggtgcagcggcggtgctggcgcggcgcacgcgcgagagCGTTCTTCGGCAGGACCAATGCGCCACCGATCTTCTCTACTTCATGGGTACCGAGTGGCGTgcgaggcagcgccgcttctcgGCAAACGGCGCGCCGTCTCCAATATCGTCGCCGCAGTCCCcaaagagagacagcagGCACGACGGCTTGGGCTCCGTGGCGGGgcctccgccgcgctgtGATCACCTTGACGGGCGCCGCATTGCTCCCTCGATTGCCTGGTCAGACCTTGACATGCGTTTAGCCACGCCCTCCACATCACGCCTACCTCGCGAGTTTCAGACATTTTCACGCGAGGGCGACTCTACGAACAGCTGGCATGCATCGGTAGGCGAGCACATCGATGGCGAGGTTaaccactgccgcagcgctaCACCATCCTTGTtccgtcagcagcaggagctaTTTGATCTGCGTCGTCGCATTGCATACTTACTCGCCAGCGAAGGCACCAGCGCAGGGGACTTAGCGGAACAAGGGGTGCCACCGCTACGTAGCGCTGCCTGTCGTGCAGCCCTAGCTCTGTCGCTGACGCGCAGAATCTTCAAGGCGTGCGCTGCTAGTGCTTGCTTCGCAGGGGCAGCGAGCAGCGCGGAGGAGATCGTCACGGCGGTAACCCACGATGATGTGCGATGCCGATCGAGGTTTGCGAGGGGTTATTGTGTAcagcgtggcggcgcagacTCCGCGTCAAGTGCCACCGACGAgctctcgctttccctcctGCGACTTCTGCAGCCTGATGAGCAAATCCGCTGTCCTTACATGTACCGCAGCGTAGCGCAGCCCGTGGAGCTTACGCCAGCGGAGGCGTACTCACTGCTCACGTGGTGTGCCGATCAGGTGCGCGCGTACGCGAGTGTAGTAGCCGCGGCCGCTAACCGAAAGGACCACTCCAACGTCCGCAGTGCTGTCTTTGATTCTGGCGTGACGGCTGCATTAACACCGCGCCGTGCCGATGCGACTGATCAAGGAGCGCCAGTGTGCAACGTCTCGTCTGCGGCGgtgttcagcagcagcggcaaacaggatggaggcggaggaaaagaaaaggggaaaggttGTCAGAGGACAACGTTACGCAAGACGGCCAGCAGagggctgccgcgctgctcggCCTCTGCCACTCACCCACCATCGACGCTTTCGATGGCGAGGCACCTACCACGCGATAGGATCAGCAGAGCCGCAGATGGCAACGACAGCACTTCGCCTTCGTCTCGTGGTTACCTAGAGAGCGAgctggcggcagaggtggtgtCTAGTGCTACGGCGCTTATGGAGCTCGCTGCCGCGTTTGCTTGCATGGCGGCCGAGTCAGCTTTGCCCATGGCAGACATATTTGCAAGTCATTCTCATGAGGAGGTTGTCCAGCAGGCGCCGTTGCCAACAACCGCGAAGCACCACGGTGCAGACGACTTCTGTGATGGGGACGGCGCTGTCTCAGGtggcgaggcgctggtgggTCGTGTCATGGGCGACGTGGTCTTGGCCGTCTGCGATACGCTTCACACAGTGCGCGTTTCTGGGCTTCTGGGGGCGTACGTGGCAAACCACATTGGAGGCTTCAACACCCACACTGGCCATGATACAAGCTCAGGCCATGTGGGGCGAGCGCTAGACCATAAAGCAACACAAGACCAGCAGATGCGGCAGCTCCGTAGCCTCCATCACCGTCTGTCCTTCTCACAGCCTGTTCTCCAGTCGGTGCTCTGCTGTGAACGCGAGTCCTGGTCACAGGCGGTGCGGCTGACAGAGCGCATGACAGCTTGGAATGCCATCCTCGGTGAGTCGCTGGGCATGATCACGCTTGtcgtcacctcctcgtcGATGCCCTCCCAACTGGAGGctccgtctccctccccttcggTGGCGATGGGCTCTGACGGCGCAACTTCATGGGGTGCGGCTTTTCCGGCACAAGCGGCGAGCCTGCGCAGCTTGAGCACCGACACTCTCCACATGCTTCTCTACGTCTTAGCGCAGCACGGGCGCCttgcggaggtgctgcgcctgtgcgAGGTTGTTTGCGGTGTGCGCGCCTTTCACCTTTTTCGCGACTCTTCGTCCACCGACGAGCACGATGGTGCAGACAACATCCTCGTATTGATTGCGCACCTGGCAGCCGCAAACGCGGAGCCggacgctgcggcagcggcgcttcaGCAGGCGAGCTCTTCGCCGGCTGTCGACGAGAGCCCATCTGCCGCTATCGACCCTGCTTCTTCCGCCTCGATTGGGAATTGTGACTCGAAGACGCCGCTGAACGTTGTCGTACCGGATCGGATGCGCTCCATTGAGCGTGTCGTACGCGCTGGAGTAGTGCCGCAGCGGGTACTGAGTGTGACAGAGTATGCTGtgttgctgcgccgcgtgaTAGTTGACCACATCCGCGCTGACTCAGCGTTccatgccgctgctgctgtcacaACAatgcacagcgccagcgctggcAACGATGTCGTATGGTGGTTGTCTCCTTCACAGGTCTGGCGCTTCAGCGCAGGCCTGGCGCATCACGTGCGCAGCGTGCTGTGCCTGATCAGCTTTCAGGTGAATGCGCACCACGGGCGGACAGATATGCTGAGCCTAGAGGATCTCTACGTGgtgctcactctctcccGGCAGCTTGTGCGCAGGCACAATGtcgagctgcttcagctgcgaGACAGACAGGTGAAGCCAGTGGACAACAATGATGGCGGTGAGGGAGATACAGGCGGCGATCTGTCGGCTCACCGGCGCAGGCAGTTGGCAGGCTGGGGCGTTGTGTTGGACAGCCCTCCATCAACTCTGCTCAAACTTCCGGCATCCTTGTGTGAAttgccgtcgctgttgccaccgctgctcaccATCCCAGGCTCCAGTGCTGAGACGTGCACGGCGAGTGATGGCTGGTCAAGCGTGGCGGCTCATGCGCCGGGTAAGGCACCGTGGCAATGCGATCAAGCGATACTCCTACATTTGTTGCcggcacggcggcgcgcagggAGTCCTGCCAGTACGCAGTACATccagcagctgtgcgccACGTGCCACTCTGCTCTTCGCCGCGTGCGGCCTCTATCTTCCTCAGTGTACACTGAGAACGGccttgccgcgcagcaggtcacagcgacagcgcgacTGTCGCCTCGAGTGGAGAGGGTCAACCGTAGCATGGTGTCCAGCACGGTCGCCGTCAGTGCCGTGCTCTTGTCTCTTGTGTCACAGGGGACGCTCTCGATGCTGCGGGCCGCTCGCTACACACGCAACATTGCGCTCTTCTGGGACTCCGCGCTCAGCGTGTTggccatgcagcagctgcacgggCAGGACATTGGCGCGCGTTCTGCTGACGCCCTccacggaggcggcgggctCTCTGAACGCAGTGCGCCCACTTCATCAGCCACCAGAAGAGTTGGAGgcctggcgctgcaggaggaggccgatTGCGtgcgggaggaggtggcgtaCGCTCTCGCCCTCCAGGCGGAAGCTTCGGTGGGGGACAGTCTCGTCGCCACCCGCCGACTCATCGCACCGCTGCTTGTACTGGCCCCGTACCTCTCCGCGTACACTGTTGCCTCGCTCGTGCAGCGGCCATTCCGTCGCATCTTTACCTGGCAGCAATGCCTGGCGCTACTGCCATACACCCCCTTAGGTTCGCAAAGCCAGTTGTGGTTGGTCCAGCGCATCGCCCAGGACAGCGAGGGGCGGCGTCATGTCTTTCCAGGCGCTGTCACTGTACCGGCGGGCGGTCTGCCCCCTGCGCCCGCGCCACACATGTCTTTGACACTTTCCACCTTATTATCCATCACGGCAGTTCAGACAGCAATGAAGATGGTGACCGTTCgggcagcacctcggcgacatcagcagcaccgccagcccAGCCCAGGAAAAGTAGGCACGAGCACGACACCAGGCGATACCGAGACGGCTCTTCTGCGCAGCTCTGGAGCTCCTTCGTCTGAGGAAGAGACGTCAGCGCCAATGTGtgccgaggcagcggcacaagCAGATCGCGttcttctcgctctgctTCTCGAGTGCAACTGGGGCCGTGCATTGCAGGCATTTGCGAAGGCGCCGTCTCGCGTGCAGGTGGGCGGTGCACCGCATGTGGTACGTCTTCTGGTAGAGGCGGATGTGTGGCGCGACTTGAgtgatgcgcagcggcgaccgCTCGTGCGCCTAGCCGTGCAGAGTTCTGCATACTCTCGTGGGGGCGCGTCGGGTCttctggaggaggtgctgcagacgACGCTTGAGCATGGGCTGTGGCACACAGGTCTTTACTTTCACCAGAGCTTCGCGGCGGAGGAGCCAGAGCTGGTGCGACAGTGCCGGTGCGCCCAGCGCTACGCTTTCCATCTGTGTTGTGGCCTGCTAGGGCGGACGTCGATGATCAAGATGGCTGCTCAGATGGCGAAGGCAGCGCGGTGCAGCCAGtgggctgcggcagctgcgtgctTCCTGCGTTACGCAacacagcagcgaggcggcaCTACAGTCGCTGACACCTCACTGACTTCAGCGCTTTCCCCGGATGGCTCGCCTGGACATGCAGAGCTGGGTGAAACTTCTGCCCTCACGGCGACTCCCGCTCGTGCGGCTGGCGAGGAGACGGCTCCACGATGCTTCACCTGCAAAATGGCAGTACCCCCCACCACTGCCGACGAGCTCGAGTcgctcgctgcgcttctcgatgcagccgcatcgtcgccaccgttCACCCTGATCTTCAGCGACGAAAGTGCTTTGATTCCGCCCGAGTTGGCGCACTTGGTGCAGACGGCACGGTACGCCATGCTGCACACCGATGCACTGTGGACACATGCGCTTCGATGGTTCCCCACGAcagcactgccactgccCTTCAGTCACGAGCAAGTGTGGCGCAACTTGTGTGCAAACAACATGGCAAAGCTTCGGgcgttgttgccgccgccgaagcAACATGAGGTCCGTGTTGAGAGGGGTGTATTAGCACAACTGGCTACGGCAACGCAGACCAAAGACGGCCccgtggcgctggtggtgtcCACCACGGAGGCAACACTGTCGCTCGTCGAGGCCGCGCGCCGCTCTCACCGCCCGCAGCACGCCAACGACACTgcaaagaagcagcagatTGCCGTGGCAAATGCGCTccaggtgctgcgccgcgccggcGCCTGGGAGCAGGCCACGTTGCTCTACGACAAGGCAGTCGAGTTGCACTGCATGCCGTACGCCTCCTCATCGACTGTCCTCGACGCAACTCTGCAGGGAGGTGCTCCGTGGCAGGTGACGCTCATGTACTTCTTCCGCAtgtcgcagcggcagcgtcccGACGTGAatgcgacggcggtggcattGCAGGCCTGCATGGAAGGCGGGCAGTGGGAAACGGCGTTTCGTGTGCTGCAACAGAGCGCTTTGACGCAGGCAGCCCCGGCCCCTCGACTGGTGAGGTTGGCCGTGAATACAGCGCTGCAGTGTGGTGTCTGGAGTCGCGCCTTGGCGGCAGCTCACCGATACCGGCGCACCCACAACTCACAACTTGCACACACGGTACTGCTCACATACGTGCGCACCCAGCACTGGAACGACGCTGCTGAGTACTTCTACGACTGCATTCGCCGTGGATTGCGCCCGCTGGACGCGTCATTGGAACTGGCCATCATCGCGAGCGAGGCCGCCAGCGATGAGTACCGCAAGACGGCGCTCATGGTGGGGGCGATCGCGTCCGCGCTGGAGGACCTCTACCGCATGAGCGGCACCGTGTTGGAGCATATCATATTCGTGCGGCGACACGCacgaagcggcgccgcccaGTGTCAGGCAGCGCCGGGCTCGTCGTGCAGCGCGTCGGAGTGGGTTCTCGACGACGCTACAGACATCAATGACGACAGCGACTTTCTTCTTTCATAG